Part of the Carassius auratus strain Wakin linkage group LG28B, ASM336829v1, whole genome shotgun sequence genome, atctaTAATTACTGTTTTTCAGTACTGTGTAGCCCTGCAGAAttagtttttaattgtatttcttaaTCAGAAAACTAATCACAATTAAATGTTTTCCCTCAAATCCCGCAGCCTTAATTAAGTTATTACAGAAATGATGTGCCTGGAAGAGCTCAAGTGCTTCACTTTTCCATAACTGGCATTAGTGCATGTTTCTCATCTCATCACATTGTCTTCGTTTCTGTTTCATGCCTTTAATTTGTTCCTAAAATCAAATCAGAAAAGGCATGTGGTTACTTTCAAGTGCATGAAAGGACATATCATCCTGTAGCTATCCATCATTTTCTTTGATTTATCGCTCATTTGTGAGTTTGAATGCTAACCTGTGCTCTGCCTTGGCCTGTTTGCTGTGTGTCGATGTCTGTCCGTCTCTGCGTTCTGCGCTCTTGTGCTGTGCTGCTCTCCGTGTGCCGGTTTGCCTGTGCTCTTGTGTGCTGGCtccagttcacccaaatatggcCTTGTTGCCGACAGGTATCACTTCTGTGAGAAGTGCTTCAACGAGATTCAGGGCGACAGTGTCACCCTCGGAGATGACCCGGCCCAGCCGCAGACGTACGTATCTTCTGCCGCTCAGAAGGCTTTGAGGTTTTTCTTGGTTAAATTACAGTGTTTATACTCAAAACTGAGTTGTGCATGTATGAAGTAGAATTTATCTTGTATGTGTTCTGCAGTATGATATCAAAGGAGCAGtttgagaagaagaaaaatgacATGTTGGACCCTGAGCCGTAAGTTTAGTCATTTTAATgcttgtaatatttatttgaatatgtgTGACAAAATATCCACTCTtatcaaaatagtttttaacaaCACTTTCTGTCTAACAGCTTTGTTGAATGTAAAGACTGTGGCCGGAAGATGCATCAGATCTGTGTACTACATTATGACGTCATCTGGCCATCAGGGTAAGTGTTTTATCTCGCTGTTCTCCTGAAGAGTTTAGCATGACATGATCCTACAGCTGCTTTGTTTGTGTCTCCTTCCTATTACAGTTTCATCTGTGACAACTGCCTGAAGAAGTCAGGGAAAACAAGAAAGGAAAACAAGTTTTCTGCTAAAAGTGAGTGCTTTCAAAGCATCTTCTTGCTTGCCTCTCTGTCTGTTTCAGAGTGAAGTAACCGTCTGTGTTTTTCTGAGCAGGGCTACAGTGCACGAGACTGGGTTCGTACATCGAGGACAGAGTGAACAAGTACTTGAAGAGGCAGAATCACCCTGAGGCCGGAGAGGTGTTTGTGCGGGTGGTCGCCAGCTCTGATAAGACTGTGGAGGTCAAACCTGGGATGAAATCTAGGTAACCTCACAGAGAATTAATATGAATTGAGTACAGTTGAAGTCATTTCAAAATTTATTAAGAAGTGAAATGGTTaaattttgaattcatgttgACGAAATCTGGCATGTACAAACTGATTTTGCATCACATCATTTCTTTGCAGGTTTGTTGACTCAGGAGAGATGGTAGAAAGCTTTCCCTACAGAACCAAAGCACTTTTTGCATTTGAGGAGATTGATGGAGTGGATGTGTGTTTCTTCGGCATGCACGTCCAGGAATATGGATCTGAATGTCCCTTTCCTAACACCAGGTACCATGCAAATATCGATCAATGCGGAAAAAAGTAACAAATTGCATCTTGAACAGGCTTTATTGACCAATTGTCATTTTACTCCTCTTTCCAGACGGGTATACATATCATATCTTGACAGTATTCACTTCTTCAAGCCTCGATTGCTAAGAACTGCAGTTTACCATGAAATCCTCATTGGATATTTGGAGTATGTTAAGAAACTAGGGTAAGTACCACCTTGAAGTTGAAATATAGTATGTGTAATTGTATTCTGTCTTAAAACACTTGCTTTCTCCAATCACAGCTTTAATCGAGAAGTCCACTATAAATAAGCCATTCATAAGTTATTTGCCCAACCAAAAACCAAATTTGGAAACTTATATCCTTCTTTTTCACTTCACCGTTAGCACTTGCTTTTGTGATCTAATGGACCTTTTTAAAAAGACTGTGATGGCGTGTTTAACGGTCATCAGCATCGTAAATCCtcaaaagttttatatattttgatttttttttttttattggtcaatTTGACATCATCTGTCGTTATCAGTCTCTCATTTTTATCCCAATTTTATTCTTTACTTTTTTGAAAGTCATGAAGACACTAATGGtggagtttttcttttgctatttgagcaaatgggaatgcaaataatatattaatagtaCTGTTGAATTAACCCAACTATGACTATTTCCACTGCTGAGAAAGctggaaatgtgaaaaaggtcCATGGCATTGGTAGGGTTATGCActaatggatttgtttttttccaCCTACAGGTATGTGACGGGTCATATCTGGGCCTGCCCACCTAGTGAAGGTGATGACTACATCTTCCACTGTCACCCCCCTGATCAGAAGATTCCCAAGCCTAAAAGACTACAGGAGTGGTACCGCAAAATGTTGGACAAAGCCTTTGCAGAAAGAATCCTCCATGACTACAAGGTATGCCAatgttgaatttgtttttaaggaATTTGCGGTCTGTTAGTTTTCATTCACAACAGGTTAACATCACACTGACACACATATGACTCACAAAATGACTCATTTGTGTTGTGCAGGACATATTTAAGCAGGCCACCGAGGACCGCCTTACAAGTGCCTATGAGCTGCCCTATTTTGAGGGTGATTTTTGGCCCAATGTTTTGGAGGAAAGCATCAAGGAGCTGGagcaagaggaggaggagaggaagaaggAGGAGAATACAACCTCCTCTGAGATAACAGAGGTCAGTCAGAGAGCCAAATGGTGTGAACGAGTATTTAGTGTAGTCTGTAGCCATTTGATTAATGTCTTCTTTTACCACAGGGAACCCAAGCTGACAGCAAGAATGCCAAAAAGAAGAACAATAAAAAGACCAACAAAAATAAGAGCAGTGTGAGCCGCGCAAGCAAAAAGAAGCCTGGGATGCCGAATGTAGCTAATGATCTGTCCCAGAAGCTATATGCAACAATGGAGAAGCACAAAGAGGTTGGACTGGactcattaaattatttaaatttatttttacttgaataTCATTTGTTTTGCACTGAATGTGTCAAGTGCTGACCGGAAACCCTCTCGTTTCTTAAATTCCAGGTCTTCTTCGTGATCCACCTGCATGCTGGTCCACTGATCAATAGCTTGCCTCCAATAATGGATCCAGACCCGATGCTGACCTGCGATCTGATGGATGGCCGCGATGCCTTCCTGACACTGGCCAGGGACAAACACTGGGAGTTCAGCTCCCTACGCCGCTGCAAATGGAGCAGTATGTGCATGCTGGTGGAGCTACACAATCAGGGCCAAGACAGATTTGTGTACACTTGCAACGAATGCAAGCACCACGTAGAGACACGCTGGCATTGCACCGTTTGTGAGGTCAGTCTTCTCTTTTGGCAAACCTTCCTTGACAGCTGTCTCCACCTGTAAATACATCACCAATCTCCAGATATGCAGCAGTTAATTAACATATGATGTGATTGGTATGattatccaaaaaaaaactaaattcttcTGATTTCTTTCAGGACTTTGATCTATGCATTAACTGCTACAACGCCAAGGGCCATGAGCACCAAATGGTGAAATGGGGTTTGGGCCTGGACGACGACAGCAACAACCAGGGCGGTGAAGCCAACAAGAGCCCACAGGAGAGTCGACGCCTCAGCATCCAACGCTGCATCCAGTCACTGGTGCATGCCTGCCAGTGCCGCAACGCCAACTGCTCTCTGCCATCTTGTCAGAAGATGAAGAGAGTGGTGCAACACACCAAGGGCTGCAAGCGCAAGACCAACGGAGGCTGCCCCGTTTGCAAGCAACTCATTGCGTTGTGCTGCTACCATGCCAAGCACTGCCAGGAAAACAAGTGTCCCGTGCCCTTCTGTCTCAATATCAAGCACAAGCTGCGGCAACAGCAGATTCAGCAGCGGCTGCAGCAGGCGCAGATGATGCGCCGGCGCATGGCACTCATGCAGGGCAGAGGAATGCCGCCCAGTCTGCCCTCCCCAACTACCTCAGGAGGTCCGGGGACGCCCAACTCTCAGCAGCTGCAGCAGCCTAATACGCCTCAGACCTCGCAGGCATTAGCCAACCAGCCCCAGCAGACGCATCAGAATGTGGCTGCAATGCCGCAACCATTCCCCAACCAACCATCTACGCCCGGGTCGCAGGGTAAGTCAGGGCCACAGTCCTCTCCCCTGCCCCAGCAGCAGTCTCCCCTGCCCATGCAGCCTCAACAGCAGCCGCAGCCCTCTCCACAGCAGCAGCAGGCTTTGAAGGTTGCAAAACAAATAGAGATGATGACCAAagctcagcagcagcagcagcaacaacaacaacaacaacagcagcagcagcaaggctACAGGATGAGTGTGAATGGCATGCAGATGAACCAGCCTCGCATGATGACTCCCATGCAGATGATGGCCCCTCGTGGCCCTCAGATGGTTCAGAACATGCAGCCTGGCCAGTGGCCAGCTGGGATGCAAGGGTCCATGCAGAATCCGCAGGCACCTCTGCCACAGCAAGTGCCACCGCAGCCAATGGCCATGGCCCCGCAGCAGTCTCCGGTAGTACAGACACCTCAACAGGCGCAGATGATGCAGCGCGCCATgatgcagcagcaacagcagcagcagcagcagcctcgGCAGATGCAGGCTGTCATGCCTCCCCAGCAGCCACAACCACAGGCCCCGCAACAACAAGGCATGCAAAGAGGGGTGGCCAGCAGCATCGCTCCAGGAGCACTGCAGGACCTGCTGCGCACATTAAAATCTCCAAGTTCccctcagcagcagcagcaggtccTCAACATCCTCAAATCGAACCCACATCTCATGGCGGCGTTTATCAAACAGCGGACAGCGAAGTACCAAGCCAGCCAACCGCAGCAGCAGAACCCGCAGGCCATGCTCGCAGGTCAGCCGGGAATGCAGAACATGGCTGCGATGCAAACTGGCCCCGTGCAGAGAGCCGTCATGCCGCCGCAGCAGCCCCAGCCAGCTGCAACCCAAGCCGTGGCTGCCCTCGGACCCCAGGGACAAATGATGAACGCTGCACACAACGGAAACCAGCAGCTGTTCCGCAGGCAACTAATGCGCatgcagcaacagcagcagcaacaacaacagggAGTGATGCCTCCAGCACAAGGGAGATTTCCGCAACCTCAAGGTGCGCCCAGTTACTCGCAAATCCGCATGCAGCAGCAGATGGCCATGCAGGGAGGCGCCGGGCCCATGGGTCAGATGCCGCCCATGGGTCAGATGGGCCAGCCTGGAATGAGCATGGATGCCCAGCAGAACATGCTGCAACAGCGCAtgcttcagcagcagcagcagcagcaacagcaacagcagcagcagcaacagatgCTGAAGCAGCAAATGGGATCGCCGGCTCAGGCCGCTTCCATGAGTCCCCAACCGCACATGCTTGCAGGACAACAGCAGGGAGCTCACTTACCCGGACAGGCCATGGCCAATGCACTGGGCAACCAAGTGAGGTCACCTGCACCCGTGCAATCGCCCCGCCCCCCGTCCCAACAGCCGCCACATTCCAGCCCATCCCCGCGCATGCAGCCCCAGCCCTCGCCCCTGCACTCCGGCGTGTCCCACCCCAGCCTGGCAGGACCCATGCCGGGCCACATGGACCAGGCTCACCTGTGCACACCCGAACAGAGTGCAATGCTTCCGCAACTGAACACGCCAAACCGTGGAGGGCACCCCAACGACATGAGTATGGTTGGGGACACATCGGGAGACACGTTAGAGAAGTTTGTCGAGGGATTGTAGCATTAAGAGACGTTCTTTTTGAGGACAGAGGTGTGTTTCCTACACAGGAAATTAgacaaaataaactgtaatagGTTTACACAACCAATGGACTGCTTTTTCTTCCCCGTTAGAGGGATTGAAATTACTGTGTAAAGAGCAGAATCACAAAGGGTATTTTTCTGGGAGGGTTGTTGGACCGGCCGAAATGCAGTCCAGGtctacaaattacatttttaattgttttctttgttttgtttcggGGAGGGGGTTACTTTGAGCTTATGgactttttaaatggaatatctcaaggcaaaatatttgattttattattgaaGACTTTCGTTTTGTATGTTTGCAAACtgaaatgcgttttttttttttcttgccgagtgtgtgtgcgtgtttaggGACTGTAAGATACTCGGTGTGGAATTAGGATCAGGAGCAATCCTCATTCCTGTCTGATACGTATTCACATTTACCAGGTTTGGAAAAGGAACGCACCGCCTTTTTCTCTCCAAACTGTGGAGTTTGTACAGAGGACCTGTATTCATTTGTACAGAAAGGAGCTTGgctactgcacacacacacacgaacacgcGAGCAAATTGTGAAAGTTGCTCTTATTTTTCAAGGTGCCCAAATGCGTTAATTTATTGGCCTGGATTCAGTAGTTGTCTCTTAAGATGTAGGAAGATGTTCCTGTTTTTCTCGTTTGATCTCTGAAACATCAATGATGTCCCCTCCACCTCGCGTATGAGGCCGGAGCTTCTTCTGACTGCTGATTTGTTCAAAGAGTTCTTCAGTCAACCTCTTATGTTTTTCTCCTCATGAAACTTGAATTGAAGGTGAACGATTCTTTAATGTAAATCATGCAGCTTGAtgacatactgtaaataaaaggaaaaaaagattgAGATCGCTGTATAAACTGGTTAAGAACTTGTTTCGTACTTATATACCATATTGTTAAATAAACTGTGTGCAACAGACACGACCATTGTGCTGACTTGGTTTGCGTGTTTTCACAATGCTGATTTGAGGTAATTAATATGCATGGGTTTTAAACTCACACCTGACTGTGTCCACATAAATCTTAAAATCATTTCacagttctttctttctttctttgatctAGAAAGGGCAGtgtatgatttctttctttttcttttcggATTCACTTTATCTAATGGAGAAGTTGAATGTACCAGaacattacatttgaaatgcAATTATCAAATGTGCCACAGAAGTTCAACTATCCATCTTCAGCATGAGATTGGAGTGTGTGCTCACCACTGGCTTCACTGCACCTTCTGGTGCCTGAAAGGTGCCACTGCAGTTCACCATTTCTGAACACACTGCATGTTTCGTTTTAGGTTTGGATGTGATTGAATTTATAGAAGgtgcatcttttttcttcttcttttgcacGAGTCTTTGCTCTAAATCATGGACTGCAGGTAATCAATCTCGTTTCGACCAATGATTGGAAGTGTGGTGCTTGATGATTAGcaatttagccaaaaaaaaaagaagagtaaatgtcataattttgcatgtttctagatttttttattattgaaactGCAAGTGCTCTATTGCAGGCTCCATGCGCACTGGAGAGAGAAAACCCGCTATGAGCGATCCTGAGCAAGAGATGACTAAAAAGCACAAACAACAACAGCTCAAAAACGAAATATGGTTGTTGCTCCTGCTGAGGGCTTAATCCGATTTACAGGAATTACACTTACATTTTTCCTTAAACCCATATATTGTGTACGTGGCTTGTTAAATGCACTGACCGTCACTTTTCTGCACACTGCCAGAAACTGAAGTAGCCTGAAGTTAATATATATAAAGGCATCCAATATTACTTGGTGGTGTGGTGCAATTTTGACGACTTGTATTATAATTGTGAATTCGGTTCTCATAATTATAGGTTCTGATTTTCGAAAGCATGTTTATGTCAGGACCTGGGCTTCTGATGTTGTTTTGGTCAAACCTCTTCATCAGACACTCAGTTCTGTGTAGAAAACAGCTGTGAGAAGTCAAACATTACAGCTATTGCTGCGTTAATGATCTTAAAGTGACTCCTGTATTTCTTGTGGATGTAAATGCCGTATTTAAATGCATGTGTCCCTCTCCTGGAAGTTTGCGGTGTGTACGTGACCTCGCTCTCGTTGTGTGTGTTCCGGAACGATACAAAGGGCTCGACACAAACGGTGAAACGATTCACTTTGGGCGTTTAATGAATTGAATGATTTAATTGTGCCTATTTTTCATCATTTTAGTGAGTTGTCCTGCGAGATATGCTACCCACGATGGAAACGTTTAACAGATGTTCAGATTCATCACACAGAACGCGTTCTGCGTTCGATCGCGCAACGTTCCATTGTTTTCTGCGTAAACACGAGCATGCTCTCACAGTaacagtacattttaaaacagcgTTTCTAAACGGATTAACGTGTCTGCACTCTTCATTCATCATCGCTACTGTGTGTTTATAAACGCAAGAACACGTTCTGTGTGAACGACACACAGTAGCTGTTTTTTAGACTATGGCCTTTTGAATTATTGCATGCACACAGCTTTTTTATTAGTAcaaaaatttgttaataaaaaaaactggccAGTTTTGACATCCTAATTGGCTCAATCTAAAGTTATTTATTTCGTTTATTCTTTTGTCATCCCATCATTTATGAGCTCAAATTAAATTGATTACCTAGAATATCACGTTTCAAAATTCATGCCATACCgcaagcataaaaaaataaaataaaataaaaaacattgaaagGCAATGATGATAAAACGTcttaaattagaaatgttatttGAGTTATTTGATCAGTTTTGTCTAAACTGCCTGAAAATGTACGGTTAACACGAACTGCACAgtatttgggttttttttttttttgctttcgtATTCTTAACAGTAAGATGTAATCCACAAGATGTGCTACTGTAAATGCGTGACTAATAACTGGCTGTTTTACCTCCATCACAGCACGCGCTCATCAGTCACTGCGCCTCCTGCTGTCTGAGTGACGCAACTGCAGCGGAGCGCGTGGCGCACTTCATTTCTGAGCGCACTGGATTCACATTTCACTCCGAGGAGCTGGATATGATCTGGATATGATCACATCCAGCCAGGACGGATTTTCTTTTGGGTTTATGAAATTGTAGAATTTTTGAGAACGGTCATGCATGCTTTATCCTTTTAATAAATCAAAGCATTAACACATAGAAATGTTTTATTAGAGGTTTTgtcattgaaatcaatttaaaatgggTGAAAAGCATTTGAGAGACTTCATATtggttttatttcctattttccACATGCTAATTTCAATGTTTATATTGAAGACCTGTTAACGTACAGAATCAGTGGACTGAAAAGTGAATAATTTTAGAGCGAAAATGTACAAAACATCAATATTCAACACGTTTCACTGGAATCATCTTCTTACTATGCCAATATCTCTCGCATCTTTTCAGGTTAATTCTGAAACACAAACTGCTGAAATGTTTTGACCAATGTGACAATCGTCTTATTAAAACATGACTCCTACCAAACAGACAATGTCACACCTGCACAAAGATTCTCAagtcttcatataaacaaagtttgtttgtgtttagtATGCGATGATGACCTCTTCTGCACGGGACGCCTCCTTTGTGCATCGATGCATGGCTCTAATGAAGGCAAAACAAGTCCGTCAGGCTGAACTCCAGCAACCGTGTCAGTGTTTCTCCAGAGCTTGAGTGAGGAGCTGATTCAGTCGTGAGATCATCGGACGGGGGTCTTCGTTCAGGCCAGCGGTGATCATGGCGTTGTCGTAAATCTGGTACGTAAAAAAATggcatttagtttttaattagaaACAGTATTGAGATGAGAGAGCGGGGGAAACAGTTTCTTTACCTGCTCCAGGAGAAGCTGTGCCAGCTCAGGGTTCGAGTCCTTCAGTGCGTGAAGCTTCTTGATCAGATCATGTCTGCAAAAAACACTTGATGTCACACAAACCACAACCTTTCTACACTGCAAATATACTCTAGATTAGtccaaaacatcacaataatccacatgaccccagtccatcaattaacattctGTGAAACAAATCCACAATtcatgttttaacttcaaatggcTGTTACTGGcttaaatacaatacaatgtttCCTTACatccagtaaaaaataaatattataataaaagtcACAGAAAGACGTCAGGCgagaaatatacacagatcaagcaccgtttaaaattgaaaacagtcACAGAAGGAAGCGTTTTTAAAGATTATGGACGTGCATTTTGGCCAAAAGCAATGGTTTTTAAGTCAGTATGCCTTTGTTTCTTTACAAACATGCAATTTTTTGCtccaagacattaactgatggactagagtggtgtggattattgtgatgtgtttatcagctgtttggactctcattctgacggcacccattcactgcagaggatccattggtgagcaagtgatgcaatgctacatttctccaaatctgttctgatgaagaaacaaactctgtGAACACTGTGTTCATCTGCATCTCCTCACTGTAAGGACATTATTCTGGAGACACtggactgttttcttttcttcatgcAAACTGTCCGATTGATGATTTGTGTTCAGCGTCTCGTACCCAGCGTTGATCTCCAGCGTGGGCTGCAGGATCTGCGCTCTCTCCTCTGAGCTGCGGGCGAGCTGCTGTGTGCGCAGGAAGTGTCGCGCGGCACCCATCTCCAGCACCGTGATCATAGCGGGGTGTGTGTCCAGACGCGGCGTCACCTACAGAAACATtggtaaattaataatattaataaagataAACACTGTTGTCAGGTTTCCACACATTTGAGAGTAAAAATCTCTGTTTGAATTTGCAAAACGATGTAAATGGTTCAGTGTTTACAATTAAAACCATGTCGATCATCATCATAATACAAAGAGTGATCAAAGAGATGAAATTCTTATTATAGAGAAATGacaaacttataaaaaaaaaaagtatatttgttttaatttgtatgcaaatgaaatgcatgatttcaaaatgtttataaattaaattaatgcatgttaatttaataaatgatacaaatggacattaaatattaatttggatTATTTTATGTAAGAAAAAATGGATTTGTGAGGTAAAAATCCGACACCACTAATACTAAAAGtatacaactgaaaaaaaaatatataatattaaaatgaaagttaATGCAAAACTGCATTTTGGATGTATGCAATTTTACATGTATActgcaattaattaataaacacttCATATTTTAATAGTATGTACATGCAAATTTTGCATGTAGTTGCCTTATGACTGATTTTTACTAAAAGTTACCGTTGCTACAAAATCAGTGAAGTTTTTTGAGTGAGTAGAAGCAATGAACGAGAATGTCATTTTGTTTCTGCACGTGTGTGTGATCACCTTGATGGTGGTGACTCTCTGTCCGAGAGCGTTCCTCATCCAGGCCATCAGATCCTCTGTCTGCTCATCCGTCAGTCGCTCTGATGCTGCACAACACAATCACAGCATCTTAGGAGATTTCAGGTAATTGGCctttcatttatttcacattaaCATTGTTTACAAAAGAAGGTGAAGAATCAAGAACATGAATTCATCAATCCAAGAGCTCCAGAATCACTCTTTAGCTGACACGTCTCAGATAATGACAGAAAATGGTGAAGGTATTGACTCTTACCTGGTTTGCTGTCTACAAATTTCTCCTCTTTGTAATGATCTACAACAATGTCGGTCTCGGCTGAGATGAGCTTCTTCCTGTCGAACTCTCGGAGGTGAAGCAGCGTGAGCTCATCGAACTGCTCAAAGCAGAACAagacctgcagaaacacacacaaatcttcaTCTGCTGTTGTGCTGCGATCAAAATGACTTTCCTCAAGAAATCCCCGAGCTTAACTGTAAATGATTAACCAGTTAAATACAGAACTAGTATTTGATacattctgaaatataaatacagtttattatataataaaatataaagtttattcTTTTGAAGCTTAaagattttgttaaaaaaaattaaacaatgctattaatttaatatctaCTGTTATATTAGGAGGAAGAGTGACtgtctttgtttttattcaatacatattcatatattattaaaaatattatattaaatgtacattttatgatTAAATGGCATGTAGTTGTTTACATGCGCATTTGAATCTATTTTCTTGAGACCTTGAGAAAACAACTTTGATATGATTGATATGATATGATCTAATCAGTGCATCTTTATCC contains:
- the LOC113067358 gene encoding CREB-binding protein-like isoform X1, which gives rise to MADNLLDMGPSSAKRPKLNSPALSSSDTPDFVSLFDLENDLPDELIPNGDLGLISMPSNGDGGMGSRMGGTVPDAAAKHRQLSQLLQAGSGSGLAGNLSPQSGMGGQLGALGKSPMGQGSPGHQTQPPKPVGNPTGQGNNSPGMGLSAGFNPAMLNNNNQAHGLMGQNMAPQGQMMNGVMGPAGRGRAAPGMQYQGQAMQGAPGAGQGGSVLAETLTQGAPQMGSHNAINPQQAGNMNKMGLASANGPFGQQYAQGSVQQMSSAGLNAQIQNKAALPNSLQPTLKGASSVPNLLQQQVPSVGMVPGQGVSTGPTADPEKRKLIQQQLVLLLHAHKCQRREQANGDVRACALPHCRTMKNVLNHMTHCQAGKSCQVAHCASSRQIISHWKNCTRHDCPVCLPLKNASDKRNQQPMLSSPNTGMQAPLGPVGATQTPASSISSGTHIDPSSMQRAYAALGLPYGNQPAAQTQVTGPQTQQQQMRSMPALGTNQMNMGGNGMNDQTNLHTDSSLPSSLNQMMPDGSNMGGTGNLPTAAPLSMPGMKKPWHEHVTQDLRNHLVHKLVQAIFPTPDPAALKDRRMENLVAYARKVEGDMYESANSRDEYYHFLAEKIYKIQKELEEKRKSRLSKPPQMGAQGPQQPGLPQPNTMGPGQAIRPPNGPVPMSNVPNQLMARMQVPQGMGQFNPVTMQNMQMSQSPVGAPRAASPMTHPPQMGMGNVPAMSMSPSRMQQAPAMMGGHVGNMVGQTQNQNQFMNQTFPPSGGGMNMNVNLAQQSGQTVPQQQQQQQNANLTLNPVGPLGTPSTLCSTPPPPSASTPSAAASLQSLQTQPSTPASVGGHVTPTHIPSGLPRPPSALGSSPAHSQPLTPLQPQPEPSLQMQQPTSVQAQQPRTPLSQMAASVDNRVPTPASVAETHSQQALPPDYPAAEHKAEHQEDEQEFESGKKQIDVKMEDDDVKPPQVKEQPESVEPKQEPMETEEKKPEIKTEPKEEDVSSNAASGQSAQSRKKIFKPEELRQALMPTLEALYRQDPESLPFRQPVDPPLLGIPDYFDIVKNPIDLSTIKRKLDTGQYQEPWQYVDDIWLMFNNAWLYNRKTSRVYKYCSKLSEVFEQEIDPVMQGLGYCCGRKYEFSPQTLCCYGKQLCTISRDGTYYSYQNSSPKYGLVADRYHFCEKCFNEIQGDSVTLGDDPAQPQTMISKEQFEKKKNDMLDPEPFVECKDCGRKMHQICVLHYDVIWPSGFICDNCLKKSGKTRKENKFSAKRLQCTRLGSYIEDRVNKYLKRQNHPEAGEVFVRVVASSDKTVEVKPGMKSRFVDSGEMVESFPYRTKALFAFEEIDGVDVCFFGMHVQEYGSECPFPNTRRVYISYLDSIHFFKPRLLRTAVYHEILIGYLEYVKKLGYVTGHIWACPPSEGDDYIFHCHPPDQKIPKPKRLQEWYRKMLDKAFAERILHDYKDIFKQATEDRLTSAYELPYFEGDFWPNVLEESIKELEQEEEERKKEENTTSSEITEGTQADSKNAKKKNNKKTNKNKSSVSRASKKKPGMPNVANDLSQKLYATMEKHKEVFFVIHLHAGPLINSLPPIMDPDPMLTCDLMDGRDAFLTLARDKHWEFSSLRRCKWSSMCMLVELHNQGQDRFVYTCNECKHHVETRWHCTVCEDFDLCINCYNAKGHEHQMVKWGLGLDDDSNNQGGEANKSPQESRRLSIQRCIQSLVHACQCRNANCSLPSCQKMKRVVQHTKGCKRKTNGGCPVCKQLIALCCYHAKHCQENKCPVPFCLNIKHKLRQQQIQQRLQQAQMMRRRMALMQGRGMPPSLPSPTTSGGPGTPNSQQLQQPNTPQTSQALANQPQQTHQNVAAMPQPFPNQPSTPGSQGKSGPQSSPLPQQQSPLPMQPQQQPQPSPQQQQALKVAKQIEMMTKAQQQQQQQQQQQQQQQQGYRMSVNGMQMNQPRMMTPMQMMAPRGPQMVQNMQPGQWPAGMQGSMQNPQAPLPQQVPPQPMAMAPQQSPVVQTPQQAQMMQRAMMQQQQQQQQQPRQMQAVMPPQQPQPQAPQQQGMQRGVASSIAPGALQDLLRTLKSPSSPQQQQQVLNILKSNPHLMAAFIKQRTAKYQASQPQQQNPQAMLAGQPGMQNMAAMQTGPVQRAVMPPQQPQPAATQAVAALGPQGQMMNAAHNGNQQLFRRQLMRMQQQQQQQQQGVMPPAQGRFPQPQGAPSYSQIRMQQQMAMQGGAGPMGQMPPMGQMGQPGMSMDAQQNMLQQRMLQQQQQQQQQQQQQQQMLKQQMGSPAQAASMSPQPHMLAGQQQGAHLPGQAMANALGNQVRSPAPVQSPRPPSQQPPHSSPSPRMQPQPSPLHSGVSHPSLAGPMPGHMDQAHLCTPEQSAMLPQLNTPNRGGHPNDMSMVGDTSGDTLEKFVEGL